CTAGCCATCATCAGCATGTTCCTGCTCGAAGCGAACGTCACCTCGGCGGCACCTCTTCAGCTTTGCGTGAAGGCGGATCGCGTTGTCGAGGGGCAGCCCCGCGAAGGATCCAAGATCGTTCTGCGCTCCGAGTGCAAGAAGCGAAGCAATGGGACGCCCATCGAGGTCTCCATCGGCACCAGTGATTCGCTGGGCGGCGGGGGCGACGCTACTGGACTGACCACCCAAGTGAACTCACTGTCTGATGTACTGAGGACATTCACATGTGGCGATGGGCAAATAGAGTCAAGGACCGGCGAGACATGCGATGACGGCAACGTGATCGCAAACGATGGATGCAGTCCCGTGTGCGAGGTCGAATCCGGCTGGACGTGCAACGGGAAAGCGAGCGATTGCGACATTGTTTGCGGCGACGAGATCGTGGTATCGCCAGAGATCTGTGATGACGGCAACACCAGCGATGGCGACGGCTGCAGTGCAGACTGCCTATCCGATGAAACATGTGGAAACGGCAGCACCGATCCTCTGGCGGGCGAGGTTTGCGACGATGGTGGACAAGTCGACGGTGACGGCTGCAGCGCGGACTGCCTATCTGATGAAACCTGCGGCAATGGCGTCACCGACCGCCTGGCGGGCGAGGACTGCGATGACGGGAACGCAGAAATTGAGGATGGCTGCACGCCGACATGCACGCTTGAGTGCGGCGATGGGGTCACGCAACCCAATGAGGTTTGTGACGACGGTGGGACTCAGTCCGGAGACGGCTGTAGCGCGGACTGCCTGTCCGATGAAACCTGCGGGAATGGGATTGTGGATGTTGCCGCAGGCGAGCAATGCGACGGCGGCGAGTACTGCCAACCGGACTGCTCGTGGACCGACTGCGGCAACCTGAGTGGCAACTACATCATGCTTCCTCAGGACCCGGGGACCACAATCAGCGCTGCGATAGATGACAACAATGATGGCACCGGTCTCTTTCGAGCCTTCGCCAATGGGGCCTTGATACTCACTGCCCCATTCACCTACAGCGGCCGGATTCCCGGTTCCGCACTGGAAGGCGATTTTCCCCTGACTATTGGGTCATGCTCGCCAATCGCGTTAGTCTCAGGTGACACAACATTTACACGGTTGGAGTGATGAAAATTCGCGTGGTTCGTTCTGAAAAATCCTAGACGATTCTCGCCGACAGCAATGGCGAATCTCGCGCTACGAACCGCATCGACCCTTCCACTTTAAGGTGGTCCGGCCCTCTGCCCGAACCCTCTGCATCTGGCGCATTTCTCGATTCAGAGACTCGATACTAGC
This Candidatus Binatia bacterium DNA region includes the following protein-coding sequences:
- a CDS encoding DUF4215 domain-containing protein yields the protein MKRILLAIISMFLLEANVTSAAPLQLCVKADRVVEGQPREGSKIVLRSECKKRSNGTPIEVSIGTSDSLGGGGDATGLTTQVNSLSDVLRTFTCGDGQIESRTGETCDDGNVIANDGCSPVCEVESGWTCNGKASDCDIVCGDEIVVSPEICDDGNTSDGDGCSADCLSDETCGNGSTDPLAGEVCDDGGQVDGDGCSADCLSDETCGNGVTDRLAGEDCDDGNAEIEDGCTPTCTLECGDGVTQPNEVCDDGGTQSGDGCSADCLSDETCGNGIVDVAAGEQCDGGEYCQPDCSWTDCGNLSGNYIMLPQDPGTTISAAIDDNNDGTGLFRAFANGALILTAPFTYSGRIPGSALEGDFPLTIGSCSPIALVSGDTTFTRLE